Below is a genomic region from Rosa chinensis cultivar Old Blush chromosome 5, RchiOBHm-V2, whole genome shotgun sequence.
CCTCTTCACTTCTGCTTCTTAGTTTTTCAGGCCTAGAGTCTTCATGCCCCAATGATTCACTATAATCATTCAGCTATAGAAACTGGAGTTTCATCACATACGGTCGCGCGAAAATAAAATGCCAGGCTCTGCACCTTAGGCTGTACCTTCTCAAGCCTATACCTTCCACTGCAGACCGGCTTCTCTTCGTTACGGCATCCAATCCATAACAACTCCTTATTCAGTATTAACACCATCGTATCACTTTCTGTAATGAAACACAGATCCCATAGGCAGTATCCAGAAAAGATATGGCGGAGATCGTGTGTATGAAATTGAAAGAGTTTAACCCAAGATTCAGCCTTCCGGTCCAGAGACCATATGCAAAGGTATCCTCCTAAATGAACCAGAGTTGTTATCTCTGTCTGATTTCTGCCTTCTTCAATTTGCCACAGAACAGGTGGCAATGGCACTAGCCGGAAGTCCTCCTCTGCCAAAATAAAAGCATATATAACTGGGTTCAAAGTCTCATTTCCGCGGGGAATGACCCAGTGAATTGCTCCATTTGAAAAAGTCCCCTGCCCACTAATCCGGCCTGGCCATGACGAGTAAGGAGCTCTAATAACTTTCCAAATGTTGGCACTCAGAGAGAAGATAAGGACTTCCAGCATATCACCGGGGGCAGGTATTATGAAGACAAGTTTGTAGTCGTCGCTGGCGGACACATGACCAAAACCATAATTTATATAGTCTCTACACATTCCCATTGACTTCACCCTGAAACTTGGATTAGGAATCTTGCGGAACAATCCAGTAGATTGGTTCCAGATAGACAAGTTCTCGTAATGATCGCGATACGGTTGGCCTACAAGTACCAAACCATTGCAGGAGCCCATTTCTTCCATCCCGTCAATCTCCTCAGATGGGAATGTGAGATTT
It encodes:
- the LOC112164224 gene encoding F-box/kelch-repeat protein At3g06240 — encoded protein: MEEMGSCNGLVLVGQPYRDHYENLSIWNQSTGLFRKIPNPSFRVKSMGMCRDYINYGFGHVSASDDYKLVFIIPAPGDMLEVLIFSLSANIWKVIRAPYSSWPGRISGQGTFSNGAIHWVIPRGNETLNPVIYAFILAEEDFRLVPLPPVLWQIEEGRNQTEITTLVHLGGYLCIWSLDRKAESWVKLFQFHTHDLRHIFSGYCLWDLCFITESDTMVLILNKELLWIGCRNEEKPVCSGRYRLEKVQPKVQSLAFYFRATVCDETPVSIAE